A single Fusobacterium hominis DNA region contains:
- a CDS encoding HAMP domain-containing sensor histidine kinase: protein MLLKIKDRFIKQIPITAKVTLWYTFFIGILLAAILTSLFFISDIILTNVSQQELITSVNKIAIRPSKFESYDDGIFFLKYDARGRKLGGITPAGFFDNARFSPNKVNIQQKRHNKFFYYDMKLRGEHGNWVRGVFPVTKIANIFKYILFILSVMSPFLLFLIIYGGYKIIKNGFKPVEKISSTAMKIKENRDFSKRIDIGYGKDEIHKMAKSFNSMLDTLENSYLHEKQFSSDVSHELRTPISVIMAESSYGVEHVETVEEARESFAVIHRQSKRMTELLTQIMELTKLEEKERVPKEKFNISEMIEDIESDFVKLSQEKNILLTSDIESNVFIYGNQLLLERVIYNLLTNAFKFTKDKIKISLKSYSHLNCCIIEVEDNGIGIPKSEQSKIWDRFYQVEQSRNKNKNQGYGLGLSIVSTILKLHNGKIELQSIPNQQTIFKIILPIENM from the coding sequence ATGTTATTAAAGATTAAAGATCGATTTATAAAGCAAATTCCGATAACTGCTAAAGTTACTCTTTGGTATACTTTTTTTATTGGAATTTTATTAGCTGCAATATTGACTTCTCTATTTTTTATTTCAGATATCATATTAACTAATGTTAGTCAACAAGAACTAATAACATCTGTAAATAAAATTGCAATTAGACCTAGTAAATTTGAAAGCTATGATGATGGAATTTTCTTCTTAAAATATGACGCAAGAGGTCGTAAGTTAGGTGGAATAACTCCAGCTGGATTCTTTGACAATGCTAGATTTTCTCCCAACAAAGTAAATATTCAACAAAAAAGGCATAATAAATTTTTCTATTATGATATGAAATTAAGAGGAGAACATGGAAATTGGGTAAGAGGTGTTTTTCCAGTTACTAAAATTGCAAATATCTTTAAATATATTTTATTTATTTTATCTGTAATGTCTCCATTTTTACTATTTTTAATTATATATGGTGGTTATAAGATAATAAAAAATGGATTTAAGCCAGTAGAAAAAATTTCTAGTACTGCTATGAAAATAAAAGAAAATAGAGATTTTTCTAAAAGAATTGATATTGGATATGGAAAAGATGAAATTCATAAAATGGCTAAGAGTTTTAATTCTATGTTAGATACATTAGAAAATAGTTATCTTCATGAAAAACAATTTAGTTCTGATGTATCTCACGAGCTTAGAACACCAATTTCTGTTATTATGGCAGAAAGCTCTTATGGTGTTGAACATGTTGAAACTGTTGAAGAAGCAAGAGAATCTTTTGCTGTTATACATAGACAATCTAAACGTATGACAGAGTTATTAACACAAATTATGGAACTTACAAAACTAGAAGAAAAAGAAAGAGTTCCTAAAGAAAAATTTAATATTTCAGAAATGATAGAAGATATTGAAAGTGATTTTGTTAAATTAAGTCAAGAGAAGAATATCTTGCTAACTTCTGATATTGAATCAAATGTATTTATATATGGAAATCAACTTTTATTAGAAAGAGTTATATATAATCTGCTTACTAACGCATTTAAATTTACTAAAGATAAAATAAAAATTTCATTGAAATCATATAGTCACTTAAATTGCTGTATTATTGAAGTTGAAGATAATGGAATTGGTATTCCTAAAAGTGAGCAGTCTAAAATATGGGATAGATTTTATCAAGTTGAACAATCTAGAAATAAAAACAAAAATCAGGGATACGGACTTGGATTATCTATAGTTTCTACTATTTTAAAACTACACAATGGAAAGATAGAACTCCAAAGTATTCCCAATCAACAAACAATTTTTAAAATAATTCTACCTATTGAAAATATGTAA
- a CDS encoding response regulator transcription factor, translated as MRILLVEDEIDLNNIISKYLKKNGYSVDSVFDGEEALYYLKSTIYDLIILDIMLPKIDGYQVAKTIRMEKNNVPILMLTAKDDIDDIVTGLDTADDYLVKPFDFKELLARIRALIRRKYGNTTNEISVKNVTLNTTDKSVKVDNKEVELTGKEYEILEYLLQNKGKVLSRDNIRDHVWNYDYEGESNLIDVLIKNIRKKISPEDSLSIIQTKRGLGYVIKD; from the coding sequence GTGAGAATTTTACTTGTAGAAGACGAAATTGACCTAAATAACATAATTTCAAAATATTTAAAGAAAAATGGTTATAGTGTAGATAGTGTCTTTGATGGTGAAGAGGCACTTTATTACCTCAAAAGTACAATATATGATCTAATTATTTTAGATATTATGTTACCTAAAATAGATGGTTATCAAGTGGCAAAAACTATTAGAATGGAAAAAAATAATGTTCCTATTTTAATGTTAACTGCAAAAGATGATATTGATGACATAGTTACAGGACTAGATACTGCAGATGATTATTTAGTTAAACCATTTGATTTTAAAGAGCTATTAGCTAGAATAAGAGCACTCATTAGAAGAAAATATGGAAATACTACAAATGAAATAAGTGTTAAAAATGTAACTTTAAACACTACTGATAAATCTGTCAAAGTTGATAATAAAGAAGTAGAATTAACTGGCAAGGAATATGAAATATTAGAATATCTTCTTCAAAATAAAGGTAAAGTCTTATCACGTGATAATATAAGAGATCATGTGTGGAACTATGACTATGAAGGTGAATCAAATTTGATAGATGTATTAATTAAAAATATCAGAAAAAAAATCTCTCCAGAAGACAGTCTTTCTATTATTCAGACTAAGAGAGGATTAGGATATGTTATTAAAGATTAA
- a CDS encoding PepSY domain-containing protein codes for MKGKKGLMLGLMAAAMLLGSNFVGEKVYANATPPQQNQQQLIGEAAAIKTVLAQNPDWQVKKIELDRERGRLVYEIEILNKNQEKEYKIDAETGAILKYENEREFLEFDSTPSITLQKAVEIAVGDKKDVVLRKAELEHDFGKLCYEVRFTDGTQKYSVKVNAKTGEIISSRVHSDKW; via the coding sequence ATGAAAGGTAAAAAAGGTTTAATGTTAGGTTTAATGGCTGCTGCTATGTTATTAGGAAGTAATTTTGTAGGAGAAAAAGTTTACGCTAATGCAACTCCTCCACAACAAAATCAACAACAATTAATCGGAGAAGCTGCTGCTATAAAAACAGTTTTAGCTCAAAATCCAGATTGGCAAGTTAAAAAAATAGAATTAGATAGAGAAAGAGGAAGATTAGTTTACGAAATCGAGATTTTAAATAAAAATCAAGAAAAAGAATACAAAATTGATGCAGAAACTGGAGCTATTTTAAAATATGAAAATGAAAGAGAATTTTTAGAATTTGATTCTACTCCAAGCATCACTTTACAAAAAGCTGTAGAGATAGCAGTTGGAGACAAAAAAGACGTTGTTCTTAGAAAAGCTGAATTAGAACATGACTTTGGTAAATTATGCTATGAAGTAAGATTCACTGATGGAACACAAAAATATAGTGTTAAAGTTAATGCTAAAACTGGTGAAATCATATCTTCAAGAGTTCACAGTGATAAATGGTAA